Proteins from a single region of Fusobacterium gonidiaformans ATCC 25563:
- the galE gene encoding UDP-glucose 4-epimerase GalE encodes MAVLVCGGAGYIGSHVVKALLDQGEKVVVIDNLITGHVDAVDERAELLLGDLRDEEFLNHAFEKHSIDGVIDFAAFSLVGESVEEPLKYFENNFYGTLCLLKAMKKYKVNHIVFSSTAATYGEPENIPILETDTTFPTNPYGESKLCVEKMLKWCDKAYGIKYTALRYFNVAGAHASGEIGEAHTTETHLIPIVLQVALGQRAKIGIYGDDYPTQDGTCIRDYIHVMDLADAHILALNRLRKGGDSTVFNLGNGEGFSVKEVIEVCRKVTGHTIPAETSPRRAGDPAKLVASSEKAMHELKWTPKYNSLEKIIETAWNWHKSHPNGYED; translated from the coding sequence ATGGCAGTATTGGTATGTGGTGGAGCAGGATATATTGGAAGTCATGTTGTAAAAGCATTATTAGACCAAGGAGAAAAAGTTGTTGTTATTGATAATTTAATTACAGGTCATGTGGATGCGGTAGATGAGAGAGCAGAACTTTTACTTGGAGATTTACGAGATGAAGAATTTTTAAATCATGCTTTTGAAAAGCATAGTATTGATGGAGTTATTGATTTTGCCGCTTTTTCCTTGGTAGGAGAAAGTGTGGAAGAGCCCTTAAAATATTTTGAAAATAATTTTTATGGGACTTTATGTCTATTAAAGGCAATGAAAAAATACAAAGTAAATCATATTGTATTTTCTTCCACTGCTGCGACTTATGGGGAGCCGGAAAATATTCCTATTTTAGAAACGGATACCACTTTTCCGACAAATCCTTATGGAGAAAGCAAATTATGTGTTGAAAAAATGCTAAAATGGTGTGATAAAGCATATGGAATTAAGTATACTGCCTTGCGATATTTTAATGTGGCCGGTGCTCATGCGAGTGGAGAAATTGGAGAAGCACATACAACGGAAACACATTTAATCCCTATTGTGTTGCAAGTTGCTTTAGGTCAAAGAGCGAAGATTGGAATTTATGGAGATGACTATCCAACGCAAGACGGAACTTGTATTCGAGATTATATTCATGTTATGGATTTAGCAGATGCTCACATTTTAGCTTTAAATCGATTACGAAAGGGAGGAGACAGTACTGTTTTTAATTTGGGAAATGGGGAAGGATTTTCAGTGAAAGAAGTAATTGAAGTTTGTAGAAAGGTTACAGGGCATACAATTCCGGCAGAAACTTCTCCAAGAAGAGCAGGAGATCCTGCAAAGTTGGTAGCTTCTTCTGAAAAAGCAATGCATGAATTGAAATGGACGCCCAAATACAATAGTTTAGAAAAAATTATTGAAACTGCATGGAATTGGCATAAATCTCATCCAAATGGATATGAGGATTAG
- a CDS encoding efflux RND transporter permease subunit, protein MTLSGLSIRRPVATSMIVISVIFIGIITMFSMRTELLPNMEIPTVTIRSSWSGAVAEDVETQITKKIEAILPNVEGIDKIESTSSYGSSSIVVKFNFGTNADQKVTEIQREVSKILNDLPKDASNPVAKKIQAGIGSLSMVVMMSAPNKAELTTFVDEYLKPKFESLPGAAQVDVYGNAAKQLQIQVDSEKLAAYNLSPVELYNLISSSNTVLPIGTLQTGTKQLVVRYMGEMQSIEDFENMIISSNGNTLRLKDISNVVLTREDESNKGYISGKEAITILLQKSTDGSTVDLTEKANKALRELKGIMPKGTEYNIIMDTSVDIKSSITGVSSNALQGLILATIVLFVFLRNIRATFLITLALPISVIFTFAFLKATGTTLNLISLMGLSIGVGMLTDNSVVVIDNIYRHITELHSPVLEASENGSTEVSASIFASALTTMLVFIPILFIPGFAREIFRDMAYAIIFSNVAALIVALTLIPMLASKLMSNDVKISSDGKIFHKMREKYLKLISYALSHRKLTIFITLGIFVFSIFVSSFLKFNFMPKQDQGRYSITAELPNGLDLEKSDKIAKQIEAFVKEEPNTKTYFIIVGNNSVNVNVDIGKKDTRSTSVFDIIEKMRPLVSKIPDTRVSLKEDFGMGSIRRDVEFQIKGANLSEIKALGALVQEEISKNPKVRDVKSSLDPGNQEARLILNRDKIRSYGINPVVIAQNLSYYILGGNRGNTTTIKTGTENIDVLVRLPKEKRQDINQLKNLNIKIGDNKFIKVGDVADIVYGEGSLSIQKKDRIYSVTISANDNGLGVRGVQQAFIEAFKKVNQSDAISYSWGGESENMNATMSQLSSALLIAIFLIYALIAAQFESFLLPFVVIGSIPLALIGVFLGLFILGQAMNMMTMIGIILLAGIVVNNAIVLIDFIQLMRVRGMSRTEAIIEAGSTRLRPILMTTATTVLGMIPMALGFGEGSEIYKGMSLAVIFGLSVSTLLTLIVIPILYSLMDDFIMRGKHFFSNFKFFKKIK, encoded by the coding sequence ATGACATTGTCAGGTCTTTCAATACGACGACCCGTTGCTACAAGTATGATAGTAATTTCTGTTATTTTCATTGGAATTATTACAATGTTTAGTATGAGAACAGAATTATTACCAAATATGGAAATTCCAACAGTAACCATTCGAAGTAGTTGGAGTGGAGCGGTAGCAGAAGATGTGGAGACACAGATTACAAAAAAAATAGAAGCAATTTTACCGAATGTAGAAGGAATTGATAAAATAGAATCTACCTCTTCTTATGGTTCTTCTAGTATTGTAGTAAAATTTAATTTTGGAACAAATGCAGATCAAAAAGTAACAGAAATTCAAAGAGAGGTTTCTAAAATTTTAAATGATTTGCCAAAGGATGCAAGTAACCCAGTTGCAAAGAAAATTCAAGCAGGAATAGGAAGTTTAAGTATGGTTGTTATGATGAGCGCTCCGAACAAAGCAGAATTAACTACCTTTGTCGATGAATATTTAAAACCAAAATTTGAAAGTTTACCCGGAGCGGCACAGGTAGATGTTTATGGAAATGCTGCAAAACAATTACAAATTCAGGTAGACAGTGAGAAATTAGCAGCTTATAATCTTTCGCCGGTAGAACTTTATAATTTGATTTCCTCTTCGAATACAGTTCTACCGATAGGAACTCTACAAACAGGAACAAAGCAATTAGTAGTACGTTATATGGGAGAGATGCAAAGTATTGAAGATTTTGAAAATATGATTATCAGTAGTAATGGGAATACTTTGCGATTAAAAGATATTTCTAATGTTGTTTTGACAAGAGAAGATGAGAGTAATAAAGGATATATCTCCGGGAAAGAGGCGATTACGATTCTACTTCAAAAATCAACCGACGGAAGTACCGTAGATTTGACAGAGAAAGCAAATAAAGCGTTAAGAGAATTGAAAGGAATTATGCCTAAGGGAACAGAATACAATATTATTATGGACACTTCTGTGGATATTAAAAGTTCTATAACTGGAGTGAGTTCCAATGCTCTTCAAGGATTGATTTTAGCAACCATTGTACTATTTGTATTTTTAAGAAATATCAGAGCTACTTTTTTAATTACTTTAGCCTTACCCATTTCTGTTATTTTTACGTTTGCTTTTTTAAAGGCAACAGGAACTACTTTAAATTTGATTTCTTTGATGGGACTATCGATTGGAGTAGGAATGTTAACGGATAACTCTGTGGTAGTTATTGATAATATTTATCGTCATATTACAGAATTACACTCTCCAGTGTTGGAAGCTTCTGAAAATGGTTCTACGGAAGTAAGTGCTTCTATTTTTGCTTCTGCTTTGACAACAATGTTGGTATTCATTCCAATTTTGTTTATTCCCGGTTTTGCTCGTGAAATTTTTAGAGATATGGCTTATGCGATTATTTTTTCGAATGTTGCTGCTTTGATTGTGGCCTTAACTTTAATTCCGATGTTAGCAAGTAAACTCATGAGCAATGATGTGAAAATTTCTTCTGATGGAAAGATTTTTCATAAAATGCGAGAAAAATATTTGAAATTGATTTCGTATGCTTTATCGCATAGAAAATTAACGATATTTATTACTTTAGGAATATTTGTATTTTCTATTTTTGTTTCGAGTTTTTTAAAATTTAATTTTATGCCGAAACAAGATCAAGGAAGATATTCTATTACAGCAGAATTACCAAATGGATTAGATCTAGAAAAATCAGATAAGATTGCAAAACAAATTGAAGCTTTTGTCAAAGAAGAACCAAATACGAAAACATACTTTATTATTGTGGGCAATAATAGTGTCAATGTGAATGTAGATATTGGAAAAAAAGATACAAGATCTACAAGTGTTTTTGACATTATAGAGAAAATGAGACCTTTGGTTTCTAAAATTCCTGATACCAGAGTGAGTTTGAAAGAAGATTTTGGAATGGGAAGTATTCGTAGAGATGTTGAATTTCAAATTAAAGGAGCCAATTTAAGTGAAATTAAGGCTTTGGGAGCTTTAGTACAGGAAGAGATATCTAAAAATCCTAAAGTACGAGATGTAAAGTCCTCTTTGGATCCGGGAAACCAAGAAGCAAGACTTATATTAAATCGAGATAAAATTAGAAGCTATGGAATAAATCCGGTTGTAATTGCACAAAATTTGAGTTATTATATATTAGGAGGAAATCGTGGGAATACAACTACGATAAAAACAGGAACAGAAAATATTGATGTTCTTGTAAGGCTTCCAAAAGAAAAAAGACAAGACATTAACCAATTAAAGAACTTAAACATTAAAATTGGAGACAATAAATTTATCAAAGTTGGAGATGTGGCAGATATTGTTTATGGAGAGGGCTCTTTATCTATTCAAAAGAAAGATAGGATTTATAGTGTAACGATTTCTGCAAATGATAATGGTTTAGGAGTAAGAGGAGTACAGCAGGCCTTTATTGAAGCATTTAAGAAGGTAAACCAATCCGATGCTATTAGTTATTCTTGGGGTGGAGAATCTGAAAATATGAATGCAACGATGTCTCAACTTTCTTCTGCTCTCTTGATTGCAATTTTCTTAATTTATGCTTTAATTGCAGCTCAATTTGAAAGTTTCTTATTACCTTTTGTGGTGATTGGTTCGATTCCTTTAGCTTTGATTGGAGTTTTCTTAGGGCTCTTTATTTTAGGTCAGGCAATGAATATGATGACCATGATAGGAATTATTTTATTGGCAGGAATTGTTGTCAATAATGCCATCGTGTTGATTGATTTTATTCAACTTATGAGAGTACGGGGAATGAGTCGAACAGAAGCAATTATAGAAGCAGGTTCTACAAGACTACGTCCTATCCTAATGACAACGGCTACTACTGTTTTAGGAATGATTCCTATGGCTCTAGGATTTGGAGAAGGCTCTGAAATTTATAAAGGAATGTCTTTAGCTGTTATTTTTGGTTTGAGTGTATCGACTTTATTAACTTTAATAGTAATTCCAATTTTGTATTCCTTAATGGATGATTTTATTATGCGAGGGAAACACTTTTTTTCTAATTTTAAATTTTTTAAAAAGATAAAATAA
- a CDS encoding dicarboxylate/amino acid:cation symporter codes for MAKLKDNLIVKLLLGVIIGIIVGLYANEQVIGIINTIKFLIGQIIFFIVPLIILGFITPAITKMKSNASKMLGTMLGLSYSSSVGAALFSMVAGYILIPKLNIITNVEGLKEIPELIFKVEVPPVVSVMTALVLSIVLGLAVIWTNSKKTEELLDEFNEIMLSVVYKIVIPLLPIFIASTFATLSYEGSITKQFPVFLKVIVIVLLGHYIWLAVLYLLGGAISGKNPWSLLKHYGPAYLTAVGTMSSAATLPVALSCAKKSNVLHDDVADFAIPLGATTHLCGSVLTEVFFVMTVSKILYGSLPSVGTMILFVFLLGIFAVGAPGVPGGTVMASLGIIISVVGFDETGTALMLTIFALQDSFGTACNVTGDGALALILNGIFKKELEKN; via the coding sequence ATGGCAAAATTAAAGGACAATCTGATTGTTAAATTGTTATTGGGAGTTATCATTGGGATTATTGTAGGACTTTATGCAAATGAGCAAGTGATTGGTATTATTAATACGATTAAGTTTTTGATAGGACAAATTATTTTCTTCATTGTTCCTCTTATCATTTTAGGTTTTATCACTCCGGCGATTACGAAAATGAAATCGAATGCAAGTAAAATGTTGGGAACTATGTTAGGGTTATCTTATAGTTCTTCGGTAGGAGCTGCTTTATTTTCTATGGTTGCAGGATATATCTTAATTCCTAAGTTAAATATTATAACAAATGTAGAAGGATTGAAGGAAATTCCCGAATTAATCTTTAAAGTGGAAGTTCCTCCAGTAGTGTCTGTGATGACAGCTCTTGTATTATCTATTGTTTTAGGACTAGCTGTTATTTGGACTAATTCTAAAAAGACAGAAGAATTATTAGATGAATTTAATGAGATTATGTTAAGTGTTGTTTATAAAATAGTAATTCCTTTATTACCTATTTTTATTGCGAGTACTTTTGCTACATTATCTTATGAAGGAAGTATTACAAAACAATTTCCGGTATTCCTAAAAGTAATTGTGATTGTATTGTTAGGACATTATATTTGGCTAGCAGTTTTATACTTATTGGGAGGGGCTATTTCAGGAAAAAATCCTTGGAGCCTGTTAAAACATTATGGACCGGCTTATCTAACAGCGGTAGGAACAATGTCATCTGCTGCTACTTTACCGGTGGCATTGAGTTGTGCTAAAAAATCAAATGTATTACATGATGATGTAGCTGATTTTGCAATTCCTTTGGGAGCAACGACTCATTTATGCGGTTCTGTATTGACAGAAGTTTTCTTTGTAATGACAGTTTCTAAAATCTTGTATGGTAGTCTACCATCTGTGGGAACTATGATTTTATTCGTGTTCTTACTAGGAATTTTTGCAGTAGGAGCTCCTGGGGTTCCTGGTGGAACGGTTATGGCATCTTTGGGAATTATTATTTCTGTTGTTGGCTTTGATGAAACAGGAACAGCTTTAATGTTAACCATCTTTGCTTTACAAGATAGTTTTGGGACAGCTTGTAATGTAACAGGAGATGGAGCATTGGCTTTAATTTTAAATGGAATTTTTAAAAAAGAATTAGAAAAAAATTAG
- a CDS encoding UDP-glucose--hexose-1-phosphate uridylyltransferase codes for MAEIHGTLNRLIKYGLENELIVDYDEIWVRNELMDLFHLTEWKEMPISACMMPKYPQSILDTLCDYAVEQGIIEDTAGNRELFDTKIMGKLTPSPSQVIDRFRATSEFSKEVATQKFYEFSQKTNYIRMDRIAKNVYWKVPTEYGNLEITINLSKPEKDPRDIERQKNLPSSSYPQCLLCYENVGYAGRGNHPARQNHRVLPFILEEEKWYLQYSPYVYYNEHAIVFSREHRPMKISRGSFARITDFLEQVPHYFLGSNADLPIVGGSILSHDHYQGGNHEFPMAKAEIEEEIVFQGFEKVKAGIVKWPMSVLRISSPNREAIINLSDKILRTWREYSDEECGIFAYTGEEAHNTITPIGRRRGENFEMDLVLRNNRRSEEHPLGIFHPHKEYHNIKKENIGLIEVMGLAVLPGRLKEELEIIRGYLKEESYLEKIKADERVIKHYDWIASFPNAEIDLEKEVGIVFSHVLEDAGVYKRTEEGRKGLLRFVEAVNEN; via the coding sequence ATGGCAGAAATCCATGGTACTTTAAACCGATTGATTAAGTATGGACTAGAAAATGAGTTAATAGTAGATTATGATGAAATTTGGGTTAGAAATGAATTGATGGATTTGTTTCATTTAACAGAATGGAAAGAAATGCCTATTTCTGCATGTATGATGCCAAAGTATCCACAAAGTATTTTGGATACCTTATGTGATTATGCAGTAGAGCAAGGAATTATAGAAGATACTGCCGGAAATCGAGAGCTGTTTGATACAAAAATTATGGGAAAATTGACTCCAAGTCCTAGCCAAGTTATTGATAGATTTCGAGCAACTTCTGAATTCAGCAAGGAAGTGGCAACTCAAAAATTTTATGAATTTTCTCAAAAGACAAATTATATTCGTATGGATAGAATTGCAAAGAATGTATACTGGAAAGTTCCAACAGAATATGGAAATTTAGAAATTACAATCAACTTATCAAAGCCTGAAAAGGATCCCAGAGATATTGAAAGGCAAAAAAATTTACCAAGCTCTTCTTATCCTCAATGTTTACTTTGTTATGAGAATGTAGGATATGCGGGTCGAGGAAATCACCCGGCGAGACAAAATCATAGAGTGCTGCCATTTATTTTAGAAGAAGAAAAATGGTATTTACAGTATTCTCCTTATGTTTATTACAATGAACATGCGATTGTGTTTTCAAGAGAACATAGACCGATGAAAATTAGTCGAGGTAGTTTTGCAAGAATTACAGATTTTTTAGAACAAGTTCCTCATTATTTTTTAGGTTCGAATGCGGATTTACCAATTGTGGGAGGTTCTATTTTAAGTCATGACCACTATCAAGGGGGAAATCATGAATTTCCTATGGCGAAAGCTGAGATAGAAGAAGAAATTGTATTTCAAGGCTTTGAAAAAGTGAAGGCCGGAATTGTGAAATGGCCAATGTCTGTACTTCGTATTTCTTCTCCTAATCGAGAAGCGATTATAAATTTATCTGATAAAATTTTGAGGACTTGGAGAGAATATAGTGATGAAGAGTGTGGTATTTTTGCTTACACAGGAGAAGAAGCACACAACACCATTACCCCTATTGGACGTAGAAGAGGAGAAAATTTTGAAATGGATTTGGTGCTTCGAAACAATAGGAGAAGTGAAGAACACCCACTTGGAATTTTCCATCCTCATAAGGAATATCATAATATTAAAAAGGAAAATATTGGTTTAATTGAAGTTATGGGACTAGCTGTATTACCTGGAAGACTAAAAGAAGAATTAGAAATCATTCGAGGATATTTAAAAGAGGAAAGCTATTTAGAAAAAATAAAAGCGGATGAAAGAGTAATAAAACACTACGATTGGATTGCTTCTTTTCCAAATGCAGAGATTGATTTAGAAAAAGAAGTGGGAATTGTATTCTCTCATGTTTTAGAAGATGCAGGAGTATATAAAAGAACAGAAGAAGGACGAAAAGGTTTGTTAAGATTCGTGGAAGCAGTCAATGAAAATTAA
- a CDS encoding galactokinase: MEIIVKRLCEEAKQLFSIEKNDTLEGYFSPGRVNLIGEHTDYNGGYVFPCALSFGTYAVLKRRKDKLCRMYSNNFKELGIFEISLENIIYDEKDAWTNYPKGVIKMFQELGVNTSFGFDILFEGNIPNGAGLSSSASIELLMAEIVRDLYQVEMDRVAMVKLCQKSENVFNKVNCGIMDQFAIGMGKKDHAILLDCNSLEYHYVPVVLEDASIVIANTNKKRGLADSKYNERRASCEAAVADLQKEGCKIQYLGELSLQEFEEKKSLILGEEKQKRAKHAVAENERTKIAVEKLNQNDICAFGKLMNDSHISLRDDYEVTGFELDSLVEAAWEEEGCLGSRMTGAGFGGCTVSIVKNEAVEHFIENVGKKYQEKTGLKAEFYIAKIGEGTRKLGEF; this comes from the coding sequence ATGGAAATAATAGTAAAAAGATTATGTGAAGAAGCAAAACAATTGTTTTCAATAGAGAAAAATGATACATTAGAAGGATATTTTTCTCCGGGAAGAGTAAATTTGATTGGAGAACATACAGATTATAATGGAGGCTATGTATTTCCTTGTGCTTTAAGCTTTGGAACTTATGCAGTATTAAAAAGAAGAAAGGATAAGCTTTGTCGAATGTATTCTAATAATTTCAAAGAATTAGGAATATTTGAAATTTCTTTAGAAAATATTATCTATGATGAGAAAGATGCTTGGACAAATTATCCAAAAGGTGTCATTAAAATGTTTCAAGAATTAGGAGTCAATACTTCTTTCGGTTTTGATATTTTATTTGAAGGAAATATCCCGAATGGAGCAGGGCTATCTTCCTCTGCTTCAATTGAATTATTGATGGCTGAAATTGTACGAGATTTGTATCAAGTAGAGATGGATCGAGTCGCTATGGTAAAGCTATGTCAAAAATCAGAAAATGTATTTAATAAAGTAAATTGTGGGATTATGGATCAATTTGCTATTGGGATGGGAAAAAAAGATCATGCTATTTTATTAGATTGTAATAGTTTAGAATATCACTATGTTCCGGTCGTTTTAGAAGATGCCTCTATTGTGATTGCGAATACCAATAAAAAAAGAGGTTTAGCAGATTCTAAATATAATGAGAGAAGAGCTTCTTGTGAGGCTGCTGTTGCAGATCTTCAAAAAGAAGGATGTAAGATTCAATATTTAGGAGAATTATCCCTTCAAGAATTTGAAGAAAAAAAATCTTTGATTTTGGGAGAAGAAAAACAAAAAAGAGCAAAACATGCAGTGGCAGAAAATGAGAGAACAAAAATAGCTGTGGAAAAATTAAATCAAAATGATATTTGTGCTTTTGGAAAACTGATGAATGATTCTCATATTTCTTTGCGAGATGATTATGAAGTAACAGGTTTTGAATTAGATAGTTTAGTGGAAGCAGCCTGGGAAGAAGAAGGATGTTTAGGTTCTCGAATGACAGGTGCAGGTTTTGGGGGCTGTACGGTTAGTATTGTAAAAAATGAAGCAGTAGAACATTTTATTGAAAATGTTGGAAAAAAATATCAAGAAAAGACAGGATTAAAGGCAGAGTTTTATATTGCAAAGATTGGAGAAGGAACAAGAAAGTTAGGTGAATTTTAA
- a CDS encoding PG0541 family transporter-associated protein, translating into MEMSNYKMILIHVNESQKGRLEDFFEDIGFYYYAVQSHAERVISKTLRHKNNKIWPGTDCFFNLIVAEEKLEEMLSYLKTFRMSLPEGIIMSIGIIPVERVIPSLYQDDIPIKEELLKELKKKHNYK; encoded by the coding sequence ATGGAAATGAGTAATTATAAAATGATACTGATCCATGTAAATGAATCACAAAAAGGAAGATTAGAAGATTTTTTTGAAGACATCGGTTTCTACTATTATGCAGTACAATCTCATGCAGAAAGAGTGATCAGTAAGACTTTGCGTCATAAAAATAATAAGATATGGCCGGGAACGGATTGTTTCTTTAATCTTATTGTAGCAGAGGAAAAACTAGAGGAAATGCTATCCTATTTAAAAACATTTCGAATGTCTTTACCGGAAGGAATTATTATGTCCATTGGAATTATTCCGGTAGAAAGGGTAATTCCTAGTCTTTATCAAGACGATATTCCGATAAAGGAAGAATTGTTAAAAGAATTGAAGAAAAAACATAATTATAAGTAA
- a CDS encoding YheT family hydrolase: MIEYKPSFWFRNAHINTCYPTFFRKVDISYRRQRIFLEDGDFLDFDWVEKGNSKLILLCHGLEGSSESHYIKAFARYFSEKSWDVLALNYRSCSKEPNPSPFFYIAGKGDEISTALQYASSYEEIVLIGFSLGANKVLHYLGTEIDIPKNVKMGVAVSPPCDLKGSSLLFARGWNKIYEQYFLKQLKKKMIQKEEKYPNIFQKFEISLEEVQKAKTLVEFDNLVTSKLAGCKDAYEYYKKNSSLFCLKNIHHPSFILTALDDPMMSESCYPREEVEKNTFLYLETPKYGGHISYASFEKDYWLEKFIFEKVNLLKNLK; the protein is encoded by the coding sequence ATGATAGAATATAAGCCCTCCTTTTGGTTCCGAAATGCTCATATCAATACCTGTTATCCTACTTTTTTTCGTAAGGTAGATATTAGCTATCGTAGACAAAGAATATTTCTAGAAGACGGTGATTTTTTAGATTTTGATTGGGTAGAAAAGGGAAATTCCAAACTGATTCTTCTTTGTCATGGATTGGAAGGAAGTTCGGAGAGTCACTATATCAAAGCATTTGCTCGTTATTTTTCAGAAAAATCTTGGGATGTACTAGCTTTAAACTATCGAAGTTGTAGTAAGGAGCCAAACCCAAGTCCTTTTTTTTATATAGCAGGAAAAGGCGATGAGATTAGCACTGCATTACAATATGCCAGCTCTTATGAAGAAATTGTTTTAATTGGTTTTAGTTTAGGAGCTAATAAAGTGTTACATTATTTGGGAACGGAAATAGATATTCCGAAGAATGTTAAAATGGGAGTAGCTGTTTCACCACCTTGTGATTTAAAAGGAAGCTCTCTTTTATTTGCACGAGGATGGAATAAAATATACGAACAATATTTTTTAAAACAATTAAAGAAAAAAATGATTCAGAAGGAGGAAAAATATCCAAATATTTTTCAAAAATTTGAAATTTCATTGGAAGAAGTTCAGAAAGCAAAAACCTTAGTAGAATTTGATAATTTAGTTACCTCAAAATTAGCAGGCTGTAAAGATGCTTATGAATATTATAAAAAGAACAGTTCTTTATTTTGTTTGAAAAATATTCATCATCCCTCTTTCATATTAACAGCTTTGGATGATCCTATGATGAGTGAATCTTGCTATCCTAGAGAAGAAGTTGAAAAAAATACGTTTCTATATTTAGAAACTCCAAAATATGGAGGTCATATTTCCTATGCTTCTTTTGAAAAAGATTATTGGTTAGAAAAATTTATCTTTGAAAAAGTGAACTTATTAAAGAATCTAAAATAA
- a CDS encoding YheT family hydrolase gives MLNYERRRITTEDEDFLDLDCLLTGNSRLAILCHGLGGSARAPYMKSTAKEFQRRNFDVVAMNYRSCSEEVNRRAKMYGMMTYLDLETVIKAFEEEYSEIVLVGFSMGGNIVLNFMVHLLKNYKMIKGAVSVSAPCDVWDSITDFEKLGNGEYQEYFLDRMKDCLREKNKKYPGIFEEAGIKLEEVLQSKGLQAFDETFTVKIEGFKDVDEYYRTTSTKGKLHLITKPTLLLLPWDDIVVSKNCFPVEEGKKNPNLFFERPKFGGHLGYESKNQSFGLEERIVDFILEEVVE, from the coding sequence ATGTTGAATTACGAACGAAGAAGAATTACAACAGAAGATGAAGATTTTTTAGATCTGGATTGTTTATTGACAGGGAATAGCCGATTGGCTATTCTTTGTCATGGGTTAGGAGGAAGTGCTCGAGCTCCTTATATGAAATCGACAGCAAAAGAATTTCAAAGAAGAAATTTCGATGTTGTTGCAATGAATTATCGTTCTTGTAGTGAAGAAGTCAATCGAAGAGCTAAAATGTATGGTATGATGACTTATTTAGATTTAGAAACCGTCATAAAAGCGTTTGAAGAAGAGTATTCTGAAATTGTTTTAGTTGGTTTTAGTATGGGTGGAAATATTGTTTTAAATTTTATGGTACATCTCTTAAAGAACTATAAGATGATAAAGGGGGCCGTTTCTGTCTCAGCTCCTTGTGATGTTTGGGATTCCATTACTGATTTTGAAAAATTAGGGAATGGAGAGTATCAAGAATATTTCTTAGATAGGATGAAAGATTGCCTTCGTGAAAAAAATAAAAAATATCCCGGTATTTTTGAAGAAGCAGGAATCAAATTGGAGGAAGTATTACAGAGTAAAGGACTCCAAGCTTTTGATGAGACTTTTACTGTAAAAATAGAAGGGTTTAAAGATGTAGATGAGTATTATAGAACGACAAGTACGAAAGGGAAGTTACATTTGATTACAAAGCCGACTTTATTGTTATTACCTTGGGATGATATTGTCGTTTCCAAAAATTGTTTTCCTGTGGAAGAGGGAAAGAAAAATCCAAATTTATTTTTTGAAAGACCTAAATTTGGGGGTCATCTAGGTTATGAATCCAAAAATCAAAGCTTTGGTTTAGAAGAAAGAATTGTAGATTTTATATTAGAGGAGGTAGTAGAATGA
- a CDS encoding pyridoxamine 5'-phosphate oxidase family protein, giving the protein MLTDVMKEMIEKELAYVSTVSNDGIPNIGPKRSMRLLDEHTLIYNENTGKQTMKNLIDNGKVAVAYADWSKLDGYRFVGKAEVFTEGKYYDEAVEWAKGKMGAPKAAVVIHIEEIYTLRSGSTAGDKIS; this is encoded by the coding sequence ATGTTAACAGACGTAATGAAAGAAATGATAGAAAAAGAACTGGCTTATGTATCGACTGTAAGTAATGATGGAATTCCAAATATTGGTCCAAAACGTTCTATGAGACTCTTAGATGAACATACTTTGATTTATAATGAAAATACAGGGAAACAAACTATGAAAAATTTAATAGATAACGGGAAAGTAGCAGTAGCTTATGCTGATTGGTCTAAATTAGATGGGTATCGTTTTGTAGGAAAGGCAGAAGTATTTACAGAAGGAAAATATTATGATGAAGCAGTAGAGTGGGCAAAAGGAAAAATGGGAGCACCAAAAGCTGCTGTTGTGATTCATATTGAAGAAATTTATACTTTACGTTCTGGTAGTACGGCAGGAGATAAAATTTCTTAG